Proteins from a genomic interval of Oncorhynchus kisutch isolate 150728-3 linkage group LG28, Okis_V2, whole genome shotgun sequence:
- the chmp1b gene encoding charged multivesicular body protein 1b — protein MSNMEKHLFNLKFAAKELQRSSKKCDKEEKAEKAKVKKAIQKGNVEVARIHAENAIRQKNQSVNFLRMSARIDAVAARVQTAVTMNKVTKSMAGVVKGMDATLKSMNLEKISGLMDKFEHQFETLDVQTAQMEDTMSSTTTLTTPQNQVDSLMHELADEAGLDLNMELPQGQTGSVGTSVASAEQDELSSRLAKLRDQM, from the exons AGCATCTCTTTAATCTCAAGTTTGCAGCCAAAGAACTGCAACGAAGCTCTAAGAAATGTGACAAAGAAGAAAAGGCAGAGAAGGCCAAAGTCAAAAAA GCTATCCAAAAAGGAAATGTGGAAGTGGCACGGATCCATGCGGAAAACGCCATCAGACAGAAGAACCAGTCGGTCAACTTCCTAAGGATGAGTGCTAGGATTGATGCAGTGGCCGCCAGGGTCCAAACAGCAGTCACAATGAACAAG GTCACTAAATCTATGGCTGGAGTGGTGAAAGGCATGGATGCCACACTGAAGAGTATGAACCTGGagaag ATCTCTGGGCTCATGGACAAGTTTGAGCATCAATTTGAGACGTTAGATGTACAGACCGCTCAAATGGAGGACACCATGAGTAGCACAACCACACTAACCACCCCACAG AATCAAGTGGATTCACTGATGCACGAATTGGCTGATGAAGCAGG GTTGGACCTGAACATGGAACTCCCACAGGGACAGACTGGATCAGTGGGCACCAGTGTAGCGTCagcagagcag GATGAGCTGTCTTCAAGGCTTGCCAAACTCCGAGACCAAATGTAA